Proteins co-encoded in one Carcharodon carcharias isolate sCarCar2 chromosome 7, sCarCar2.pri, whole genome shotgun sequence genomic window:
- the LOC121279719 gene encoding ATP synthase subunit gamma, mitochondrial-like: MVKERQYRSSPTQLLYRKHGSHMLVMFKKVGRKPPTFGDALIIASVLLDSGFEFDKGSVTFNRFKPVISYKTEEKPVFSFDALTNSKNINVYGDIDADVLRNYQEFPLANIIYLSLEEFTTSEQSAWMTAMDSGSKNASEIIDKLTLTFNRTLQAVITKELIKIISGAAAL; the protein is encoded by the exons atggtgaaggaacggcaatatcgTTCCAG CCCCACTCAGCTGCTGTATAGAAAACATGGAAGTCACATGCTGGTGATGTTCAAGAAAGTGGGCCGGAAACCACCAACATTTGGTGATGCTTTAATTATTGCCTCTGTGCTCTTGGACTCTGGCTTTGAATTTGATAAAGGTTCTGTTACATTCAACAGATTTAAGCCTGTGATTTCTTATAAGACTGAGGAGAAACCAGTCTTCTCTTTTGACGCACTTACAAATTCTAAGAACATTAATGTTTATGGTGACATTGATGCAGATGTCCTGCGAAACTACCAGGAGTTCCCTCTGGCAAACATCATTTACTTAAGCTTAGAGGAATTCACTACAAGTGAACAGAGTGCTTGGATGACTGCTATGGATAGTGGCAGCAAGAATGCTTCTGAAATTATTGACAAACTGACATTGACATTTAATCGCACTCTCCAAGCTGTCATTACCAAGGAGCTAATTAAGATTATCTCTGGTGCTGCTGCTCTGTAA